One window of Sulfurospirillum sp. 1612 genomic DNA carries:
- a CDS encoding APC family permease: protein MCDKSIQRDVMKADNNSTKNSTKNSTKNSSVGLLGAIAIGVGGMVGGGIFAVLGEAVSLASGATAVAFLVAGLVALLSSYSYAKLSVAYQNRGGTVVFIDNAFKHNLLSGGINLFLWLSYLVTISLYASAFASYGLTFVHDGESMTWLRHVFISLAILLPAGINLLNATFVSKSESIIVAIKIILLVIIIFFGASHVDMNRLSVSHWESPLSIIAAGMIIFVAYEGFELIANTAEEIKNPTINLPRAFYGSVIFVILLYLLIAVITVGSVSQSELMAAKDYALAIAAKPSLGHVGFVAVSIAALLATFSAINATIYGNARLGYIIAKEGELPQVLDEQKRDIPMMGVIMTTLISLFIANTIDLKEIAIIGSAGFLLIFSLVNISAYKLYRHINGNKILIMISSIVSVLSLLTLLGHTYTKDPKAIVVFFVFIILSIGFEYFYGTLVRGHFFNRKYK from the coding sequence ATGTGCGATAAATCGATACAACGGGATGTTATGAAAGCAGACAATAACAGTACAAAAAACAGTACAAAAAACAGTACAAAAAACAGTAGTGTAGGATTATTAGGTGCGATAGCTATTGGTGTGGGTGGCATGGTTGGCGGCGGTATCTTTGCGGTCTTAGGGGAAGCGGTCTCCTTAGCTAGCGGCGCTACTGCAGTCGCTTTTTTGGTTGCAGGATTGGTCGCGTTGTTGAGTTCCTATTCGTATGCCAAACTCTCCGTTGCTTATCAAAATCGAGGCGGTACGGTGGTATTTATCGACAATGCTTTTAAACACAACCTGCTCTCAGGTGGCATCAATCTGTTTCTATGGCTAAGCTATCTTGTGACGATTTCACTCTATGCGAGTGCCTTTGCTTCTTATGGTCTGACTTTTGTTCATGATGGTGAGAGTATGACGTGGTTGCGCCATGTGTTCATCAGTTTGGCGATTTTATTGCCAGCGGGGATTAATCTGCTCAATGCGACTTTTGTCAGCAAATCCGAATCAATCATCGTGGCGATTAAGATTATATTATTGGTGATTATTATATTTTTTGGCGCCTCTCATGTGGATATGAACCGCCTCTCTGTGAGCCATTGGGAATCTCCCCTTTCTATCATTGCCGCAGGGATGATTATCTTCGTGGCTTATGAGGGATTTGAGTTGATAGCCAATACCGCAGAAGAGATCAAAAATCCCACAATCAATCTCCCCCGAGCTTTTTATGGGTCAGTCATTTTTGTGATTTTGCTCTACCTTTTGATTGCCGTGATTACGGTGGGGTCAGTTTCGCAGAGTGAATTGATGGCGGCCAAAGATTATGCGCTGGCTATTGCGGCGAAACCCTCTTTGGGTCATGTTGGTTTTGTGGCGGTTTCCATTGCGGCTTTGTTGGCGACGTTTTCGGCGATTAATGCGACCATTTATGGCAATGCAAGATTGGGTTATATTATCGCAAAAGAAGGAGAGTTACCACAAGTATTAGATGAACAAAAGCGTGATATCCCGATGATGGGCGTCATCATGACCACACTGATTAGTCTTTTTATTGCCAATACCATTGACCTCAAAGAGATTGCGATTATCGGAAGTGCTGGATTTTTATTGATTTTCTCACTGGTCAATATCAGTGCGTACAAACTCTACCGCCATATCAATGGCAATAAAATCCTCATCATGATCTCTTCTATTGTGAGCGTGTTGTCCTTGTTGACACTCTTAGGGCATACCTATACCAAAGACCCCAAAGCGATTGTCGTGTTTTTTGTATTTATCATACTTTCTATTGGTTTTGAATATTTTTACGGCACATTGGTACGGGGACATTTTTTCAATAGAAAGTACAAATAA